The Malus sylvestris chromosome 14, drMalSylv7.2, whole genome shotgun sequence genome segment CAATGTTTCTGGTTTGCTCTCATGCGGAAGAGATTCCATATTGGCATTGCCACAACCTCATTGTAACTGGGAGAGTGTTCACTTTGAAAGACCAAAGATAAGCCAAAACTTCATTATGAAATTAATTGGATGGGAGAATAATTACGTCATTCTGGCATGCAAAGATATATGGATAAAAAATATCAGCTTTCAAGTAGTGTTTCATATTAATGTATGCTGCATTTACCTTTTATGGGACCCCACATGGTAAAGAATAAAATCACTTGTTCACATTAACTTTTATTTAACCATATCTTCCATTTTCAGTGGATGAGTAGTAGATCATTATTGTTAGGTTTTCTTCTCTTATCAATACTTATGTTAATTGATATGCCTTTGTTTCTTTTAAATGTGTATTATGTTAGGTCACAATGGTACTTTACGCTGCGGGCTGCAAGTCGACCAACCGGGGTTCTTCCCTGAAGCCTCATGTCACAGGGAACCTTCTTGAGGACTGGTAGTTTAAACATATTGTCCAACTCATTCCAAGTGATCTCCATTGGGTGAAATGGTTTATATTCATATACGATATACCAACTGGTAAAATTTGTTtataaatataagaaaaaaacaTGTATATAGtggtttttctaaaaaaattgtttttgccTCCCTTATGAGAATATTTCCATTTTCTCAATTAGATGAAAATGTATAAAGAAAGTGTTAGAAGCAGATTTATAGAGGGTTTTTAATACTGATACCGTGAAACCTGTCTTATCATTCCTATCCTGGAGTCTCTGCCATCTGCATGATTAAACAACCTGAAAATTCCCCTGTTCTGAAATTcacatattttaattatttaaaagggTTTTGATTCAAAAGCAGATTTGTCGAATAATCTTTTGACCGCCGAAAAGAATCCCTGTGTTGTGGTTTAGAACAAACAGAAATAGATTACtatcttgattatttttgtctTCACTGCTTCATCATCTGCAATGTGATGCTTGACTACTCTTTCTTTTATTGTCTTAAAATTGAAGTGTGCATTTTCTGTATTTTACTTCAAATCCTTGTCAAATGCATCTTCCAGTTAATTGATATGGACACTCTTACTATGTTTAATAGGTGGTTTGGAATACAGCTTAATCCTCAGTTTATGGGCATTGACCTCAAGTACGTAATCCAGTCTTCAAATATTCATGACATGTTCTAACACACACCCATAAAGTTAGTATACTACTATGGTCATAACAATCTCTTTTTGTTAATGTCTTAATAATTACTTTTGATTTCAAACCTTTATTATCTTTCTTACCTGAAATTTTCCCCTGCCCCTTCTGTACAACAGTTCCCCATCTCTTACTGCAGTCTGAGTTTGACTACTTTCCTTTTCTATATTTCTTCCATGTTTCCTCTTATTTTTGGCCAGAGCTTGGTCCTCATAATTTTACCATTTCCTCGGATTGCTATTACATTTTATACCTACTTGCATAACTGAGACAAAATTAGCCTGATATtaatgagatatatatatatatatataacaaagagAGATTCTCTTTTGCAGATTTTTCTTTGTTAGAGCTGGAATGATGGGCTGGCTATTTATCAACCTTTCGGTTCTCGCCAGAAGTGTTCAAGATGGTACCTTGAGTCAATCAATGTTCCTCTTCCAGTTGTTTTGTGCGGTAATCTGGGACCTTACATTATTTATGTATATTGTTTCTCTACACGTTTTAATATGAGGTGCGTACAAAATTATCATGTGGGCATCATCACCCATACTATGATAGGAAATTAAGCACGCAACCCTTGTCCTCCACTTGCACATTTCTCCTTCCTGCTGTGTGTGTGTGCACATGTAAGGACAGATGTATGTTCGCATTTGTATATGTATAAATATTCTTTACTTGTTGCAAGTGATTGCTGAAGATTCtgtcattttctctcttttatttttcagttataCATCTTGGACTACTTTGTTCATGAGGAGTACATGACCTCCACGTAAGAAAATTACCATAACGTCTAGCTGAATAATCCTATTTAGTTTTATCCTGTGCCACTGTTTTCTTTTGCACTATCAAATATCTTTTCACAATATGCTTCCCCTAGCAGAATCTGCCTCATACACATTCTCTGAAAATAAGCCTGAGACACAATTCTGATTGTATCTTTTGTCATTTCCGGATTGCTTGATTTTgccatttattttgtttgttccTATGTACTTCTAGTTttatgttcatttttattttttatctttggACAGTGAGGAAAGAATTCATTATGTTTGTTCAGCTATATTTCTTCATGCTTCCCTTTCATTGTCTTTTTGATGATTGAGCAACTTGTCAATTTGAGGCCATTATATGTTTTGTCTTTTCATATTCGATTTATTTTTACATGGTTTGCCCTTTACAGATGGGACATAATCGCAGAGAGACTGGGCTTCATGCTGGTATTTGGAGATCTAGTCTGGATTCCGTTCACTTTCAGCATCCAGGCATGTAGCCTGAACTAGAGCTTAGATAGCTCAACTGGTTTTTTGCACCCAGACACATTTTTGTGCACACTAAAGACTTGATTTCTGGTGCTTCCATACACTTCGGTTGAGAACTCAGTTTTTCTATTGTCAGCACTGTAAAAGATAAATCATATTTGGTagcaaaaccaaaacccttgGCCGTTATATTCTTCATTGTTGTTAATATCTGCATTGTCATTTCCTTTGGTAAAGGGATGGTGGCTTCTGAGCAATAAGGTGGAGTTAGGAACAGCGGCTGTCGTAGCAAATTGCTTGACATTTCTGATTGGGTAATCTTCCCCTTGTAGTTGGGGTTTGAAGCTTTATAACATAATTACTCTTTGTGCATTTGCCAACATTAAACTTTTCATTTCCATACTGGTCAGGTACCTTGTATTCAGAGGAGCCAACAAGCAAAAGCACGTCTTTAAGAAGAATCCCAAAGCACCCATATGGGGTAAGCCCTGTAGGGTCATTGGGGGAAAGTTGCTTGCTTCTGGTTATTGGTAAGGTTCCATCAATCACATTCTTtatcttcctttctttttctcatcATTATTGTCAACCGTCTTCTGATCTCTACATATATAAACTGATAAAAGTAAACAAAATCGTAACTGGACGAACATCACCATGCGAAGATATTATTTTGGACAATGTCGAATCAATTCTGGTACTTCTAGAGGTACAAGGAAATAGTgatgagaagaaagaaaaaaaaaaaaaagaatgatacATTGACTTGAACACGAAGTTCATCATCCACATTCTGATTCTTTTGGTGCAGGGGAATTGCAAGACACTGTAATTACCTCGGGGACTTGTTACTTGCACTGTCTCTCAGCTTACCTTGCGGGATAAGGTAGTTTCGCTATTCCTGCAAAAATGCTCCTACAAGTTCCTTACAAAACGATTCTCCATTTGATATGCCGTTCCACTTTGCAGTTCCCCAGTTCCATACTTCTATCCAATTTATCTTCTTATTCTGCTCATATGGAGAGAAAGACGAGACGAAGCTCGTTGTGCTGAGAAGTACAGAGAGATCTGGGCCGAATACTGCCGGCTTGTTCCATGGAGAATATTACCTTATGTTTATTAAGCTTCCTGACTCTGCACTTGTTAACTCTCA includes the following:
- the LOC126600161 gene encoding delta(14)-sterol reductase-like → MDLDHLLHLLIPSWTSVAILALFFTYLAIAGSLLPGKLVPGATLPDGSRLHYRCNGLLSLLWLVGLLGVGAKMDIVSLTAISDRGLELLSTTFLFSVLVTMVLYAAGCKSTNRGSSLKPHVTGNLLEDWWFGIQLNPQFMGIDLKFFFVRAGMMGWLFINLSVLARSVQDGTLSQSMFLFQLFCALYILDYFVHEEYMTSTWDIIAERLGFMLVFGDLVWIPFTFSIQGWWLLSNKVELGTAAVVANCLTFLIGYLVFRGANKQKHVFKKNPKAPIWGKPCRVIGGKLLASGYWGIARHCNYLGDLLLALSLSLPCGISSPVPYFYPIYLLILLIWRERRDEARCAEKYREIWAEYCRLVPWRILPYVY